One window of the Chryseotalea sp. WA131a genome contains the following:
- a CDS encoding 2Fe-2S iron-sulfur cluster binding domain-containing protein, with protein MENMIKVNIIDREGQTHALDAPTDMNMNIMEICKSYELPVEGTCGGMALCASCQVYLESDHELPEQSDAELAMLDQAFHVKDNSRLGCQIRLTEEIDGITLRLAPR; from the coding sequence ATGGAGAACATGATCAAAGTGAACATCATCGACCGCGAAGGTCAAACCCATGCGCTGGATGCCCCCACCGACATGAACATGAACATCATGGAAATCTGTAAATCATACGAATTGCCTGTGGAAGGAACGTGTGGGGGAATGGCTTTGTGCGCTTCCTGCCAAGTGTATTTAGAATCTGATCATGAGTTGCCTGAGCAAAGCGATGCCGAGCTTGCCATGCTCGATCAAGCCTTTCACGTAAAAGATAATAGCCGGTTGGGTTGCCAGATTCGACTTACCGAAGAAATCGATGGAATTACATTACGGCTTGCACCAAGATAA
- a CDS encoding maleylpyruvate isomerase N-terminal domain-containing protein — MVPIETIYLFPTLDAALIDLLRSLKPEDWAKPTLARRWCVKDVAAHLWDGNLRTLSMLRDGYFGEHLADTSFPGIVSFLNDLNESWVKAAKRISPKVLIEELESSGKEYYEYLKQLDPMAPATFSVAWAGEEVSKNWFHIAREYTEKWHHQMQIREAVGANGLLSSELYHPVLQTFMMALPHAYQSVCVEENDVVQVSITGEGGGKWSIQFLQQHWRHCPLSDSPKAQIEIGGTDAWKIFTKGITPEEALKEVSISGDNALAAYALKMVTVMA, encoded by the coding sequence ATGGTCCCCATTGAAACAATTTATCTTTTTCCAACACTCGATGCGGCCTTGATTGATTTGCTACGATCGCTGAAACCCGAAGATTGGGCGAAGCCTACGCTGGCAAGGAGATGGTGTGTAAAAGATGTTGCAGCCCATTTGTGGGATGGCAACCTCCGCACACTTTCAATGTTGCGTGATGGCTACTTTGGCGAACATCTTGCTGATACATCTTTTCCAGGCATTGTAAGTTTTTTGAATGACTTAAACGAGAGTTGGGTAAAAGCCGCCAAACGTATTAGCCCCAAGGTGCTAATTGAGGAACTTGAGTCATCAGGAAAAGAATATTATGAGTACTTAAAACAACTTGACCCAATGGCTCCAGCGACTTTTTCGGTTGCATGGGCTGGTGAGGAAGTTTCAAAAAATTGGTTTCATATTGCCCGAGAATACACTGAGAAATGGCATCATCAAATGCAAATACGCGAAGCAGTGGGAGCAAATGGCCTTCTTTCATCAGAACTTTATCACCCGGTTTTGCAAACATTTATGATGGCATTGCCCCATGCGTATCAATCGGTGTGTGTTGAAGAAAATGATGTAGTACAAGTAAGCATTACTGGAGAGGGAGGAGGTAAATGGTCGATTCAATTTTTGCAACAACATTGGAGGCACTGTCCCCTTTCTGATTCACCCAAAGCTCAGATTGAAATTGGCGGCACCGATGCGTGGAAAATTTTTACAAAAGGAATCACCCCTGAAGAGGCATTGAAAGAAGTGAGCATATCAGGTGATAACGCCTTGGCTGCATACGCCCTAAAAATGGTGACGGTAATGGCCTAG
- a CDS encoding trypsin-like peptidase domain-containing protein, whose translation MDTFSQMIIDAVALVKNAVVKIDVYKKDKGKLARAGSGSGFVFSSDGLIFTNCHVVNKADKIMVSLLNENEIEATLIGQDPDTDLAVLKIFTDGYSVSKLGDASQLQIGQFVIAIGNPLGYQHTVTTGVVSALGRTLRSQNGMLVDNVIQSDAALNPGNSGGPLISTDGEVVGVNTAIIQGANGLSFSVDINTAKEVASQLIQSGKVFKAYLGFQLQEVPINNKIKRHYHLPNEKALFVVGIEKDSPASRSQIKEGDLIVSFNNKPVNTLNQLFKELTKKEILSMIDVSIVRFTELLTVNIFPTQRPN comes from the coding sequence ATGGATACATTTTCGCAGATGATCATTGATGCTGTTGCTCTTGTAAAGAATGCGGTGGTGAAGATTGATGTGTATAAAAAGGACAAAGGCAAACTTGCTCGGGCAGGATCGGGCTCTGGATTTGTGTTTTCATCAGATGGGTTGATATTCACCAATTGCCATGTGGTGAATAAGGCGGACAAAATCATGGTCTCGCTTCTGAACGAAAACGAAATAGAAGCCACGCTGATCGGCCAAGATCCGGATACCGACTTGGCGGTGTTGAAAATATTTACGGATGGCTACTCCGTTTCGAAGCTTGGCGATGCCTCTCAGCTCCAAATCGGTCAGTTTGTGATTGCTATTGGGAATCCGCTGGGATATCAACACACTGTAACTACTGGAGTAGTGAGTGCTCTGGGCAGAACGCTTCGCTCACAAAATGGAATGTTGGTCGATAATGTGATTCAGTCCGATGCGGCCCTTAACCCTGGCAATTCGGGTGGGCCATTGATTTCTACCGATGGGGAAGTAGTGGGTGTAAACACCGCCATTATTCAAGGGGCAAATGGGTTGAGTTTTTCGGTAGACATTAATACGGCCAAAGAAGTGGCGAGCCAGTTGATACAATCGGGAAAAGTCTTTAAGGCGTATTTGGGATTTCAGTTGCAAGAAGTGCCGATCAATAACAAAATTAAGAGGCATTACCATTTGCCAAACGAAAAGGCGTTGTTTGTGGTAGGGATTGAAAAAGATTCGCCAGCCTCAAGATCGCAAATAAAAGAAGGTGATTTGATTGTATCGTTCAACAACAAACCGGTGAATACGCTCAATCAACTTTTCAAAGAACTGACGAAAAAAGAGATCCTGTCCATGATTGATGTATCGATCGTGAGGTTCACCGAACTTTTGACCGTGAATATTTTTCCTACTCAGCGGCCCAATTAG
- a CDS encoding response regulator — protein sequence MSAKKYKTVMLIDDNEIDNLINQKMIEAAAVAENIYTHTGAKSAIEFLKNMEKMDVADKVLPDIIFLDIDMPLMDGFQFLDEFEKLTKLTKKKSRIVMLTSSINPQDFSRSKKYPNVKLYLNKPLSHDSIIKLEV from the coding sequence ATGTCTGCTAAAAAATACAAAACCGTAATGTTGATCGATGATAATGAAATCGACAACCTCATTAACCAAAAAATGATTGAGGCGGCAGCTGTTGCCGAGAATATTTATACCCATACGGGAGCAAAAAGTGCCATTGAGTTTTTAAAGAACATGGAAAAGATGGATGTAGCAGATAAAGTGCTACCTGACATCATATTTTTGGATATTGATATGCCCTTGATGGATGGCTTTCAATTTTTGGATGAGTTTGAAAAATTGACCAAGCTCACCAAAAAGAAGAGCCGTATTGTAATGCTAACTTCTTCCATCAATCCGCAAGACTTTAGCCGATCAAAGAAATATCCAAACGTAAAATTGTATTTGAACAAGCCACTTTCGCACGATAGCATTATCAAGTTGGAGGTATAG